The Monodelphis domestica isolate mMonDom1 chromosome 5, mMonDom1.pri, whole genome shotgun sequence DNA segment TTCCAGTAATTCTTAAGGTTGTTATGTGTGTGATATTTCCCTTTCTGTGATTCTAGCCCTCTGCAGAATTATTCCCTACATTTAGAGATTTCTCTTAGCATTCTCTTACTCTATGATGTCTCTTTTATTACCATAGGAATTTTCTTTGCTTGTTCATTTACAGGGTCTCTGCTGGGTTTTCTGTAgggatttcttcctttcttcctcttgtagttgctattattgttttaatttatttagtgtaCTGCTGGACTTATGGATGTCACAAGGAGGAACTTGGCTTATATGTTAATGCTATGCTTTGCTTTAAAACACAAAACTGTCTTGTCTAGACATAGGTCTTAGTGTCCCACACTGAAATTTGAGTCTCTGATAAGTATGTATGTGTTCTCCCATACTGGAATATATTGAGCAGCATCCTGCACCCCAGTGAACAAAGATCGTTCTGCCTGCTGCTAGATACTAAAAGTACTTGTCGGCTCTGTAAGACCCTCCGAATCAAAGGGAATATCTTCCGGATTTGATCTCTGTCTTCTCCAGTAGCCATATTTTTTCACCATTTTGGTAATGTGCATTTTAAAAGAGGAGCCCATAAAAGCATATAGGATTGGATTGAGACAACTATGAAAAAGCGCCAAGCTTTTTGTGATTTGTATGGCCACATCCATGCGCTTACTCATTTCACAATCAATAATCAGAGAATAAATGATGTCTATGGCTTGCCAGAACTTGACTATGTTGTATGGCAGCTGAGTGACAATGAAGACAGCCACCACTGCCAGTAGAACCTGCAGAGGCCGAGATTTCTTTACATTGGGCATCTTGATGAGTTTCCTGGCGGTTATAGAATAGCAAGTTCCCATTATGAGAAAGGGTAATACAAACCCAATGCAAATTTCCAGGATCTGAATTGACGCCTGAATTGTTGTGCCTAGGTAGTGGGAGAATATAGGCAGGCATCTCTTCTTGTCATTAACTGTATTAAAAACAAGTTGAGGTATGCTCAGCAATATCGCAATAAGCCAAACACTGAAACAAATAATCCAACATGGTCTTCCAAGTCTTTGATGACCCGGGTCTTTAGTTATGGCAGAGTATCTGTCTATGCTGATGCAGGCCAGAAACTGCATTCCAGAGACAAAGTTTATGGTGAACAAAGCTGAAGTCAGTTTGCACATTGGTATCCCTAGCACCCATCCATGCACTGCATTCACTGCCCAAAATGGCAAGGTGATGAGCAGAAGCAAATCTGCTACTGCCAGGTTCATGATATATACATCAGTCTTGGTTTTCTGTTTCTTGTAGTAGGCATAGATAGCTACCACTGTGGAGTTCCCTGCAATTCCAGCAATAAAGGCCACTGTGTAAAAGGTGGGCAGGAATACCTTGGCAAAATTTCTGACCTCCTCTTTTACACAGAGTATTTCATACTGACTGTAATCCTGAGTGCCatttacttcattttcctcataatAGTAATCCGTTGACTGATTGTGTTCCAGATCCATGGCCACAATCTAGAATGTAGATTCAATAGTAGGATGTTACTAGTCTATTGGAatatgttacaaaagaaaacctggtttttatttaacttaattttcATTCCTTATAAGGAAATAGGCTTCTGCTTATTCCACAACCAATAATTAGTGAATAAATGATATCTATGTCTTTCCAGAAACTGACTATGGGGTAAGTCAGCAcagaatggaatttctttttttttaagtgggctTAATTAACTTCAATGTAACCCATGTTAAGTATATACCCacagaaacatttattttatacttttttctttttcagttactATTAGAGAGATTGGAAATATACCTTGATTTGTATTAAGGAAATGTAATAAATAGGTAATTGACTTTTCTTACTAAACAAAAGGATGAGAGAAATCCATTTAAgaagagtaaaaaatgaaaatggagccAGCTCTTAGCAGAGTCCATTCAGCcacacaaatgaagaaatatcacaaACTCTTACAAAATTCTCCCACCACCACTAGTTTGGAGTTCTAACAGATGAACTCAAAAATAACTGTCAGATGAGGTTAGTTAAATTCATCTCCCAGCAGCCAGACTGAAAAAAGCACACAAATCATTTTTACAGAATTACTTTGGTGTCTGTTCAGGAGGTATTAGCCCCCATTAGAAACTGTTTTTGCCAGATACTTCTCTTCCAGCGGTAAACTATTATAAATGTATTTGGCCATTAGGAAATATGCTGTtcttaaagaacaaaaattataGTAGCTTTCAGTGTTTGGTTTAAAAAGAATGATCATGTTGTCCCATTCTTTGTAGATTTCCAGATAATAGctctatataataaaaaatgaaagtacagttctaaaaaaaagaggtacaggtatctcaattttttctttcaaaagaaaagtCTTACATTTGTCCTATTTTGAATTTAGAAAGTTGAGTACAATAGATCTCTTAGGAGGAAGGGCTATAGAAATATAAACTACTTTCCTTAAGAAATTCCCAGGTATTCATGAGTTTAACTATTTTACCTTTAAAGTCATTGAAAACATTACTTATGtctattcttcatctttttctagTGCAACATTTAGCAACAcaacataaaaaatgaatattaattatgTCTATTCAAAGAAACCTTGAGGGAAAGCACAGCTTGGAACATAGAGAAACTACTATCTTCAGAAAGTTTCAAGTTGCAGTATTAGTACCTTTAAAATCATCAAAGTAGGACTGGAAAGTATACATAAAGAGAAGACTATTCGGTGGCAGATGTtgcttataaaaaaaaatcaccataactataaaacaaacaaaaaatactttttattctgCCACTGATCTTTttgaatctttattttaaaattgaagtCTTTTGACTTGATGCTTTTAAATCCCTCAGCAAAGTCATCCTCTTTAAGTATGTAAATGAAAATATCTATACGCTTTCAAAGTGCCTATTGGAGTTGCAATGagtaaaaaaataactgacctgttCCAGAGAGCAGCAGAGCAGTGTCTTGTGTAGAAGGAGTGAAGGCTAAGTCGTCTGAGTCTAATTCATTCCACTTTTGTTCTGTTTCACACCACGCCTCTAGGTTTTGTAGCCAAGTGAGCTTTCATTtacatgagattaaaaaaaaattatcttccagGAAATAAACTTCAGAAGAATTTGCAacacattttgttttgttgttacaTGCTAATATATATCCCACATAGCTAAATTTTTCAGGAAATGGATTTGAGAGAATACcctctcatttgaaaaaaattcaaacctTCTAAACATACTCACCGCTGCCAAAATACAAATACCTGCAGATGACTAACtgaaagaccaaaataaaaatgcACTCAAGGACATCCGAGCAGATAAAATTACATGCATGCCTTTAGAGCATTAAATGCTATTGCTCTCTTTTTACAAGGAAACTTCGATCTTTCTTTCTGTAATAGTTGTCTGATGcttgagaaaaggaaataattgcAATTGAAAGCAAACTCTCAAAAGAAAGTTATTTGTATCTAATATTAACTCTTAAACAGTTATTTGGTAGAGTTATAATCTTGGTTTTGCATTGCATTTTTAATCATATCATTCAGAGTCTTTGCCTCTTTCTGACTTCACcagtcaccaagcatttataaagcacttgccATTtcccaggcactgggctaggcaCTTGGGATGCAAATGCAAAAAGTGAAATAAGGCCCTTCTCTATAAGACAACTGCAAACATAAGGACATTCCgaataaatgtaaaaagaatgtgtaaagattaaaatttggggggagactgaggcaggtagaaattagtttctctctgcaaggagtattatattttatgaggtttattaaaggttaaggattaaagaaaatacagaataagaaagcacatgccttggccagagaggcctagacagaaTAACCTcgcatcatgaaagagacgcgtctgctccaaaacagaagtccaaaagagtcCGAgactattcacaaccaggtttaaataccccatctcgctctcagcccaggcgagaattcagtgagattagaggacattctggggaagtggagcaagggcttctggggattgaagtcctggatttgagtctatttttacaaatgCCAGGTAGCTTGGAAGGGAGAGTACCAGCAGTTGGGCAGGAATCAAGGAGGGCTTCATATAGCACAGGTCAGCAAGCTAAGGCCAAGGCCAAATCTTTTCTGTGACCCGGGAGCAaaggagatttttaaattttaaaatagaataaaactctatatttcaataaaaaacTTTACTTGAAGCCCATAGTTTATCAACCCCTAAAGAAGGTGGTGTTTGAGCTGTGTCTTGATGAAAGAAGAGTAGAAGCGAGGCAGGGTAGAATCCTAGGCACAGGGGATAGCTAGTACCAGGTTTTGAGGTGTGTGGAGTGTCCAAGGAAAGCCAGTTTATCTGGATCACTGAGTGTGGGGAAAAGATGTCTTATAAGCTCGAGAATAAAAGGTTGTGCAGTTTCAAAAGattaaacaaatgaattttaataCTAAGGTCAGTAAGGAGCCACTGAGGTTTATTGAGGAATGTAGGGACCTGGTGAGATCTGTGTGTAGAGGAGGCCTGGggtggagagagaaatggggcAGGGAGAATTTTCTCATAATTGGCCCCAGAATTAACCATTTCAGAGCAGCTAGATAGTAAATGTATAACTAAATTCTGTTGATTCTACCTTTATGGCACTGCTGGTATGGGGTTCCCCTTTTCTCTGACCATGCCACCACCCAGTTGCAGACCTGTATCATCTGCTGCCTGGACTATTGTACTCCCTGCCTCTTCTCTTCACAATCTAGTCTGTTCTCCTTGTAGCTGTCAGGTTGATTTTCTGAAATCCTATGTCTGACCATGTTGTCCTTCTGTTgagtaaactccagtggttctctaTTATTTCTGATAttgaatataaaatcctctggttTTTAATGTTCTTAGTAACCCATCCCCTCacttccctttctactatttttacACTTTTCTCCCATCCACTTATCTTCCTCTGCCATCCCataacactggcctccttgctgttcctcacagaAGATACTCCACCTCCAGACTTGGTGCATCTTCATTATCTGTCTCCTCTATGCCTGGAATTATCTTCCTCCTCCGATCTTTCTCCTGTCTTGTCTgacttcaagtcccagctaaaatgcCACCCTCTTTTTTTCTGATCCCCATTAATTAGGTGACTTCCCCTAACATTATCTCCAATTTAACCTATGAGCAACTTGATTAAAATGAATGAGATTTGAAAAATGTGAAATTAGATTTAGTGTCAATTACAAATTGGCAGCTTTCTCCTCAGCCTGCATTCACCTACCATTTTGCATGAATACGATATGCTGTGTACTTTATAGCTACAGtcataatacatttttttaaaaaagcctttcaAAAATATTCAACAGGAAGAATATTTCAGATGAAAACCCTGCCAATACAGAAAGGAAGAGGCTTGTTTTTACATTAGAACAACAAATGGATGTAATTTAAACAACATGAGAGTGGTCATAGAAATTCTACCAAAAGAACAAGATGTCGAGATGGCTGAATCTGTGATATGGAATATTATAaacatgaagataaaataaaagaaagacaaagtcaCATGAGCTTCTTGTGGTTTGCAAACCACCACAAGAAATAGAAGATGGACTGAAGATCGCCATCAAAACCACATCCTCTTGGTAAAGCAGCCAGCCAGAAAAATGCTTTGCATTGATTTAAAAcagtgaaagaaatgaaaatgaagtcaATAGTGAAGAAACATTGATTGCAAGTCAGTTGGTTCATAGACTTGAAAACTGAGTTCATTTGCATAGTTTCAGATCGGAGAGGCTGATAGTACAAATGAAGATGTGGCAGCTAAATATCTCtgatattttgaagaaaataattgaaagagGGAGGGGCATTGAGAAACAAATTTGTAATGTGTTTCATGAAACGAGCTTATTCTGGAAATTGATGTCTTCTAGAAGTTACTAcgtttctaagaaagaaaaacttaACCTGGATCACCTTGGTTTTATTTGGAGATAAAGTAAATGGAGATTCTAAATTAAACTAAAGCTTGTTTATTGGTTTCAAAATCTTCATACTCTCAGAGGCTActaccatttctatttttttggcaGTCAAATAAGAAAGCCTAGGTGACTAAAGAcgaattttcaaatttttttcagcTGTTGAAAAACATTGCAAGAACAATAATATCACAAGCATTATTGATTTTAAACAGTCCTCCATTTATACTTGAATCATTATGAGAGAATGCATTTAGAGTCAAGGAAGGTAGATGACGCTCTCTGTACTTACCAACATATATATGAAGGTTTGAAGAAAGAGAATGGTTCAGTATAAACtgctaaaatatttcttttatttttttttgttaatccttaccttccatcttagaattaatactgtgtattggttctaaggcagaagaattgtaaggactaggcaatgagggttaactgacttatagtgtcacacagctggaaagtgtccgaggtcaaattcgaacccaggacctctcatctctaggcctggttctcaatcaactgagccacccagcttcccccttgctaaaatatttctagcaataATAATTACAACTTTAATTCTATCATGAGTGAAAGCTTATCTTTAAATAtgacattcattcattttttaatttttaaaaattttgctatCTACAACTTCATTATTTATAATGAACttgaataagaaatatattttctttatcatttgcAATTATATTAAcagattaaatttttattttatgaattttaattgCATGTTTCCATTGGATTGAAGCCaatgatatttttatataagtataATTTCAAATAGTATGAATTCAGATAATGCAACTATTTTTCGGAATTTATTATTCACACTAATTCAGTACTAGttgtatatcttgtttgtactgTGTCAAGAAAgactcattccctccccctcctgaataACGTACCTGTCCATCAgacattcctcacataacacagttGCTCCAGGTTTTGCATCCATGAACATGTTGTACGTGAATAAAAAGTGAGGGGGGTCTTTACTGGGGCTTCTGACTTGGAACAGACTAGGGAGCAGGGCAGGCAGGTAACAGGGAAAAGAGGAAGTGACTGGCAGACCAGGCaacacgtggtcaggttacttaaaggaatgattgtctaccctttctaataaactttacaaaatatatatctggATAGAAATAGTaattcatttcttacagtacataCATGTTTGCATGTTTTCCCCTGTGAGaacatgagttccttgagaacagagcctagattttgcttttctttgcatttcctgCACTTTTACCCCAGTGCCTGACTCCTAGTAGGTagataaatgttagttgacttgCCTTGACTCTCTTATTCATATTGTATTTCCTAAAGTGCTCAGCATTCACCAGTTGTATAAAACTTTGTGCTAGAGCAGTAGAAAAGTCAGGATATAAACCCAAGTCAGACAGCCCGAGCCCTCAAGAAACTCATGGTCTAGTTGGGGAGACAATCCCTAGGGAAGGTTTCAGATAcaaatcagatggaaaggtcccatgGTCCTCAGGGCACAGCAGCAAAGTCAATGCTCACGCCTCTTCTTTcctgtcatttccactgataaaattagATCAGTTTCTGATGCTGAGCCAGTTGACACTCAAACAAAAGCATTGTTTATCCCAAAACTTTTAGCTTCAGGGTCCTGGACAGAGACTGGTGAAAAATGGCCTTCCAGGTGGTGATGGTGGTTTGGCCTTCCAGGCAGCACCCAGCTCCTCCTATCTCTCCCTTGTGAGGCCTGGCTGCTTTGAGGTGGTTACTTGTCCTGTGAGTAACAGTCATTTGGCAGTTGGTCAGAATGGCCTCTCCTTCTGCAAAGGAGCCACCTCCCCAGATGAtggcttttaaaattatttatttatttattaagaatattttttcatggttccatgattcatactCTTTCCgtgttcctttccctcccctctcccagagctgaagagcaattccactgggtcatatgtgtatcattgttcaaaacccatttccatattattcataataGAGGGATCATTTAAAGCCCCAACTCccatcctatccccatcaaatcaCATGATCGATCcttggtttttcttctgtttctgctcccacagttctttgtctggatgtggagagcattctttcttacaagtttctctggattgtcttgggtcattgcattgctgctagtagagaagttcattacatttaattgtgccacTGTTTCCAGATGATGGTTTTGAGAGTGGTGGTAGGGTATGGGCGCTGCCACCCTGGGACCTCTGTGCTTATTTACTCTTTGATGATAATTGgccagtggtggtggtgatgaggcAGGAGGCCACCCTCTCCTCTCAAAGACAGCTGCTGAGCACATTTGTTGGAATGAATTTTCCTCCCTATCACtataacctctttttgccttcttAACTGACCTCTGGCCACCTATACCCATTAAACTTTGAACAGGTCACAAAGCATAAAGGAAGAGGTTCTGGGTGAGATTCCTGGGAGACAAAGATTCTAGGCTCAGGATCTAACTTCTCTGAGCCCATGTTTCTCATGTGGGTCATGAGGGAGCTGAACTGGAACAACACCAAGGCTCAGATAGTTTACCCCAAGACCCACCATTTTCTCAGGGAGAGGAGTTTACTCTCAACTAATGCAAGTCACCAACATCCACAATGCACAATCTTAGAgaatggcctcagatactgaaAGGACTTTCCCACAGTAACATGGCTAGTTAGCACCCAAGATCAAAAGTGAACTTAGGATTTCATGACGCCAAAGACATCTTCCCTCTCATATACCTCACTGCCTTCTTTCACTTAAATGCTTAGAAAGATATACTTCATCAGATGACAATGAGGTTCAGCAAATCATTCAATAAATCAAACAACCCACCCTTACAAGTGAAATTTCCCCACCCATAAAATACATTCTGATGGAAAGTCAGCTTGCCGGGGAAATCTTTTTCCCTTAAATTCCAATAGAAATCTTCCGTCACAATGTGAGAATATTTCCTGTTGATCAGTGTGATCTGTGATTGTGGTTTTTCTATTGTCTGCAGCAGTACAGCATCATAGAACATTATTTAAAGTCAACTGTCAGGGAGCTGTTTagcagagtgtgtgtgtgtcacaGTTTCCCAAAAGCCATCCTGCATGTTACTCCCAACACTTTCCCCATCACTGGCCACCTTTGATTCCAAAGTCTCTGGAAGATTATATAAGCTGCTGGCTTAATTTTAACCTTTCCAGGCCAGAGTCTGCTCTTGGGACTTCTGGTCCCAATTGGTGTTTGCCTTAATTGCTCACTACCACTAACCTTGAACCCagacttacacacacacacacacacacacacacacacacacactcacacacaccctttctagttctttccagttcaaaaTCTACACCCCTCTAGGCCCATTCATCATCCTTATAAATTTCCAAACCAAAATACCCCTTGCTGGCTATTACTCCCCTATATGTAGTACCTtctttatcagaatgtaattctGTAGAAGGCAGAgacatctttcctttcctatttgtATCCACAGAGCTTACCAGAGAAGGAAGCCATGGGGATGGGGACTTGAcctatttcattggtatagaaaaTTCcttgatgaggaaactccctctcccGATCCAGATCAGGACCTTCTCAGAAACTTAGGGTCTTAGAGAGTGGTTGAGAGCACAGGGAGGGTAAGTGATgcagccagaaaaagacaaaacttgaactcagttcttcctggcttcaaggttGTCAGCTCTTTATTCCCCCGTCCACATAGCAAGTACttaaaaaatgttctttcattcattcccaaCTTGATCATTTCCTTCTACTATAAGAAAAGTTATTATAAGAATGAACAATCCTAAAGAAAATGAACTTGTactaaaaatcaaattagaatgTGCTGCTGAGAAAGGTGTCTTGGCTGTATTTTGGGAATCTTTTAAAGAATCTTCAGACTAAGACTTTCACTGATACAGCTTAGGTACAATATAGACAGCTGGGCTAAGTGACCTTCTGAGGTACTTTTAAGTTCTGTGATTCCATGATACTACATTTTTAcaagttttattttatgtttgtaaGTTATTTATATTAACAAGTatatgttataacaaatttccacataagttttctgaaattttaattttttaaaagacacaaaGCAgaagttaggtggcccagtgaatagagaaccaggcctggaattgggaggacatgggttcaaatgtggcctcagatgcttgtaggctgtatgaccctgagcaaatcacttaactccattgccagcctttatcactcttctgttgaaacagaaaataagggttttcattttccaaaaggcaccaaaatgatttttttcttgaggGAAACATTTAAATTAGATGTAGTATTGTTatttttgcatgtgtgtgtgtgcgtgtatgtgtgtgtgaaaacTACATCATTTCATAATGAATCTTACTACCTTAAAAATCCAGTGACAGGGGTATCCTAGGGAGTCTGAATACATGTACTGTGTGTGCTTCACATGACTCCCAGACTGtatcttgtgaagattaaattgtaatctgtaatcccctatttttagatttaaatccccaaaagtgtaaacccagtatttaaaatagatctacccattttaaccacaaaaaggtatgaaccaatcacaaaaaggtgtgaactaaaaaaagtatgaacacccatttcatacattaagagggaggtctgtgacccacatgtgaaagagtaggcagtcctgaagaggagcatctgctgtgattggtagacgtaaaatttaggggaggtgacacaagagaaaaaggtctttaaatagtggaaacagacacacagagatcattcagtcacttggaATTGGACAGGAGCAGTCAGTCACTCAGGTTTGGAGTGAAGATCATCATCATtcagtcactcggagttggactggaggacattcacttggacttggagtgaagaacagtcactcagagctggagggaaaacagatacttgaggagagactggaagacagacactcagacttggagtgaagacacttggctgtggaactgaacccctggaggagctcatgcagtagacctcagactgctttccttttagatggtcaccatggtgagtttaaaggctgacttccttgccctttctggaggtgtgaacctctgagaaaggcccatcatcttgagacttttttcccctgattggtgccttagaatttctaactggttcagaggaagatggagctctttctctctctgtgtgtct contains these protein-coding regions:
- the ACKR4 gene encoding atypical chemokine receptor 4; the protein is MDLEHNQSTDYYYEENEVNGTQDYSQYEILCVKEEVRNFAKVFLPTFYTVAFIAGIAGNSTVVAIYAYYKKQKTKTDVYIMNLAVADLLLLITLPFWAVNAVHGWVLGIPMCKLTSALFTINFVSGMQFLACISIDRYSAITKDPGHQRLGRPCWIICFSVWLIAILLSIPQLVFNTVNDKKRCLPIFSHYLGTTIQASIQILEICIGFVLPFLIMGTCYSITARKLIKMPNVKKSRPLQVLLAVVAVFIVTQLPYNIVKFWQAIDIIYSLIIDCEMSKRMDVAIQITKSLALFHSCLNPILYAFMGSSFKMHITKMVKKYGYWRRQRSNPEDIPFDSEGLTEPTSTFSI